A genomic stretch from Candidatus Dormiibacterota bacterium includes:
- a CDS encoding HAD family hydrolase, which translates to MAPAISRQFLLIDGDDTLWENNVYFEQAIEAFIDFLGHSSMGREQVRAALDEVERLNIAVHGYGSAAFTKNLQQTYERLAERDVRPEDIEHVVQLGQRIASQPLTLIPEVAETIDYLAGRHDLMLVTKGHPEEQRLKIERSGLESRFTASAVVHEKAVDTYRAIARERDLDPTRTWMIGNSPRSDINPALRAGLNAVFIPHEHTWRLEKEEVTHADGRLLILHAFGELRVHF; encoded by the coding sequence ATGGCACCTGCGATCAGCCGCCAGTTCCTTCTGATCGACGGCGACGACACGCTCTGGGAGAACAACGTCTACTTCGAGCAGGCGATCGAGGCGTTTATCGACTTTCTCGGGCACTCGTCGATGGGCCGGGAGCAGGTTCGCGCGGCGCTCGATGAGGTCGAGCGTCTGAATATCGCCGTGCACGGGTACGGGTCAGCTGCTTTCACGAAAAACCTGCAGCAGACGTACGAGCGGCTCGCCGAACGAGACGTGCGGCCGGAAGACATCGAGCATGTGGTGCAACTGGGCCAGCGGATCGCAAGCCAGCCACTGACGCTCATCCCAGAAGTGGCGGAAACGATCGACTACCTCGCGGGTCGGCATGACCTGATGCTGGTGACCAAGGGTCATCCCGAGGAGCAGCGTCTCAAGATCGAGCGATCCGGACTGGAGTCACGCTTTACCGCGAGCGCCGTCGTCCATGAGAAAGCCGTTGATACCTACCGGGCGATCGCCAGGGAGCGGGACCTCGACCCCACTCGCACCTGGATGATCGGGAATTCTCCACGCTCCGACATCAACCCGGCCTTGCGGGCCGGGCTCAACGCCGTGTTCATTCCACACGAGCACACCTGGCGGCTGGAAAAGGAGGAGGTCACCCATGCCGACGGGCGCCTCCTCATCTTGCACGCGTTCGGCGAGCTTCGAGTGCACTTCTAA